The sequence below is a genomic window from Actinomycetota bacterium.
AGGTGCTCCTCCAGCTGTATGCCGCGACCGACGAGGACCGGCTCCGCGCCGCCGCGGATGAGGCCGCCGACGCGCTCGGCGGATCGTGATGTGTGCGAAATGTGTGCGAGCGGCGTTCGAGGCCCCTTCGGCGAACCCCGGGTGTGGCTTGGAAACCGCCCCTGACCTGCGGTTTCGCGGAGTGGGCCCGGCAGGGGTCGAACCTGCAACCAACGGATTATGAGTCCGCTGCTCTGACCTTTGAGCTACGGGCCCCGGGCAGTCGAGTGTACGTCCGGCCGGAGGGTCGAGCGGCACGGGGCAACCGGCCCTGCGGTTAGCCTCGCGGCGACCCACACGGAGGTGGCCGTGGAACTGCTGTCGTTCATCATCGCCACGCTGATCGTCGGTGCCCTCGTGGGCTACATCGCCCGGCTTTTGATGCCGGGGCCCGATCCGATGGGGTGCTTGGCCACCGCCGGGCTCGGGATCGCGGGCTCCTTCGTCGGCGGGACGCTCGCGTCACTCCTCTTCGACCAGGAGTTCCAGCTCTCCGCGGCGGGGACCATCGGCTCGGTGATCGGCGCGATGATCCTCTTGTTGTTCCTGCGGCGTTCGCGGAGGCGCCGCTACTACTGACCCCGGCCGCGGACCAAATGCAGCCCCTGGCGATCCGGGCTCGCCACCATCGGGCTCGACGGCAGCCTGGTCAATACAGGAACATCGGCTTGCCGGCCACCTGGCGCACCTTCGGTCGGTACTGGTCGACGTCGTACAGCGCACCGACGTCGACCCGCTTGGCGCCCTCACGTGTGACCGAGATCGGCACGTTGGTGTAGGTCCCGCTGCGTAGGGCGACCATCCGGCCGCGTTCGCCATCCACCGCAAGATCGGCAGCCATGACCGCGTAGTTGGTGGCGACCATCAGATCCAGTGAGTCCGGCGCCCCCGACCGCATCAGGTAGCCCAACCGCTGCTCGATGATCCCGACCCCGGTGATCTCGCGGAGCATCTCGCCCAGCTGCTGGCCGATACCGCCGAGCTTGCGGTGTCCGTAGGCGTCCTCGTCGCCCCGCAGGTGCAGGTCGCCACCCGTCAACTTGGCGCCCTCCGACACCGTCACCACGGCGTAGTTGCTGGGATTGACGGCGCGGTCCTGCATCACCAGCTTCGCGAGCCTCTGCACGTCGCACGGCACCTCCGAGATGATGGCCCGATCCGCCCCGGCCAGGTACGCCGAGATTAGCGACGTCTCGCCGCTGTAGCGGCCGAACAGCTCGATGACGGCCAGCCGCTCGTGCGATCCGGTCGACGTCCGCAGCTGGTGGATGAACTGGACGCTGCGTGTCACCGCGGTGGAGAAGCCGATGCAGTAATCGGTGCCGTGGACGTCGTTGTCCATGGTCTTGGGGATCGCGATGACCGGCACGCCCTCTTCGTGCATCCGCAGACCGTAGGACAGCGTGTCGTCCCCACCGATCGGGACGAGGGCATCCACCTTGAGCTCCTCGATCACCTCCAACACGTGCGAGGTCAAGTCATGGGGGCCCTCACCGGCGGCATCGTCGGCGAGGAAGTCGGGGACCTCCTTGGCCCGGACCCGCCCCGGGTTGGTCCGGGATGTATGCAGGGTCGTGCCCCCGGTGCGGTCGATGGTTCGCACCGTCGCCCGGTCCAGCCGCATCGTGTTGCTTGACACCGAGTCGGGATCATCGGTATCGCAGTTGAGCAGGCCGCCCCAGCCGCGGCGGATGCCGAGGACCTCGTGCCCGTCGTCGATCACCCGTTCCACGACTGCCTTGATGCAGGGGTTCAGGCCCGGGACGTCACCCCCACCGGTCAAGATCCCGATCCGCACGTCATCTCCTCCCTGTGCCCAGATCCGACCCTACGGGCGCCGACCGTTCGAAGTCGCACGACCGGCCGACCGACGCACCACCAACTCGGCCCCGCACGGTCGGGCCGGCCCGTCACGCGCCCCGCCGGCTCACCGCACCGGCCTGCGTCAGGCCGCCACCGGCTGCGGTGCCGTCTCCAGTGCCAGCTCGAGCACCTCGGCGACGTCGGCGACCAGGTGGATGGTGACCTCCTCGCGCACCGTGGCGGGGATGTCGTCCAGGTCGGCCTCGTTCCGTGCGGGCAGGATCACCTCGGTCAGTCCCGCCCGGTGCGCCGCCAGGACCTTTTGCTTCACGCCACCGATCGGCAGCACCCGTCCCTGCAGGGTGACCTCGCCGGTCATCCCGACCGTCGACCGTGCCGGCCGACCCGACAGGAGGCTGACCAGTGCAGCGGTGATCGTGATCCCCGCCGACGGCCCGTCCTTGGGGATCGCGCCGGCCGGCACGTGCACGTGGAAGCGCCGGCCGGTCGGCACGTCGAGGCTGAACTGGTCGGCGTGTGAGCGGACGAACGACAGCGCGATCGACGCCGATTCCTTCATCACGTCGCCGAGCTGGCCGGTCAGGGTCAGCCCCTCGTCGCCGGGCAGAGCCGCCGCCTCGACGAACAGCACGTCACCGCCCGCGCCGGTCACGGCCAGTCCCGTCGCGACACCGGGCACGGCCGTGCGTTCGGCGACCTCGTTG
It includes:
- a CDS encoding 6-phosphofructokinase — encoded protein: MRIGILTGGGDVPGLNPCIKAVVERVIDDGHEVLGIRRGWGGLLNCDTDDPDSVSSNTMRLDRATVRTIDRTGGTTLHTSRTNPGRVRAKEVPDFLADDAAGEGPHDLTSHVLEVIEELKVDALVPIGGDDTLSYGLRMHEEGVPVIAIPKTMDNDVHGTDYCIGFSTAVTRSVQFIHQLRTSTGSHERLAVIELFGRYSGETSLISAYLAGADRAIISEVPCDVQRLAKLVMQDRAVNPSNYAVVTVSEGAKLTGGDLHLRGDEDAYGHRKLGGIGQQLGEMLREITGVGIIEQRLGYLMRSGAPDSLDLMVATNYAVMAADLAVDGERGRMVALRSGTYTNVPISVTREGAKRVDVGALYDVDQYRPKVRQVAGKPMFLY
- a CDS encoding GlsB/YeaQ/YmgE family stress response membrane protein; translation: MLSFIIATLIVGALVGYIARLLMPGPDPMGCLATAGLGIAGSFVGGTLASLLFDQEFQLSAAGTIGSVIGAMILLLFLRRSRRRRYY